A part of Halorhodospira halophila genomic DNA contains:
- the rpsK gene encoding 30S ribosomal protein S11 yields MAKASSRGGGKKKVKRTVSDGVAHINATFNNTLITITDRQGNALSWASAGGSGFKGSRKSTPFAAQVASETAARAAQDYGLKNLEVRVKGPGPGRESAVRALNAVGYRITNISDVSPIPHNGCRPPKKRRV; encoded by the coding sequence ATGGCGAAGGCATCCAGCCGCGGTGGCGGCAAGAAGAAAGTCAAGCGCACAGTCAGTGATGGTGTCGCGCACATCAACGCGACCTTCAACAACACGCTGATCACCATCACCGACCGGCAGGGCAACGCGTTGTCCTGGGCGAGCGCCGGCGGCAGCGGCTTCAAGGGGTCGCGCAAGAGCACGCCCTTCGCTGCCCAGGTGGCGTCGGAGACCGCCGCGCGTGCCGCGCAGGATTACGGTCTCAAGAACCTGGAGGTTCGCGTCAAGGGGCCTGGCCCCGGGCGCGAGTCCGCCGTGCGTGCGCTCAACGCGGTCGGGTACCGGATCACCAACATTTCCGACGTTTCGCCCATCCCGCACAACGGTTGCCGGCCGCCCAAGAAGCGGCGGGTCTGA
- the rpsD gene encoding 30S ribosomal protein S4 produces the protein MAKYIGPKCKLARREKTDLFLKSGVRSIDTKCKLEQPPGQHGQRRGGRMSDYGLQLREKQKVRRMYGIMERQFRNYYKEAARRKDATGTALLQLLESRLDNVCYRMGFGSTRAEARQLVNHRGILVNGRVVNIPSYQVKPGDTVSVKEKAKSQLRIQAALELAQQNGWAPWVDVDATKMEGVFKQAPDRADLSQEINESLIVELYSK, from the coding sequence ATGGCGAAGTATATTGGTCCCAAGTGCAAACTGGCGCGCCGCGAGAAAACCGACCTGTTCCTGAAGAGCGGCGTCCGGTCCATCGACACCAAGTGCAAGCTCGAGCAGCCCCCGGGGCAGCACGGGCAGCGCCGCGGCGGCCGCATGTCCGACTACGGCCTTCAGCTGCGTGAGAAGCAGAAGGTCCGTCGCATGTACGGCATCATGGAGCGGCAGTTCCGCAACTACTACAAGGAAGCCGCCCGCCGTAAGGACGCCACCGGCACCGCGCTGCTGCAGCTGCTCGAGAGCCGCCTGGACAACGTCTGCTACCGGATGGGTTTTGGCAGCACCCGCGCGGAGGCGCGGCAGCTGGTCAATCACCGCGGCATCCTGGTCAACGGCCGGGTGGTTAACATCCCGTCGTACCAGGTCAAGCCGGGCGACACCGTCTCCGTCAAGGAGAAGGCCAAGAGCCAGCTGCGCATTCAGGCCGCCCTCGAGCTGGCGCAGCAGAACGGCTGGGCGCCCTGGGTCGACGTCGACGCCACCAAGATGGAAGGCGTCTTCAAGCAGGCCCCGGACCGCGCCGATCTGTCTCAGGAAATCAACGAATCGCTGATCGTCGAGCTGTACTCGAAGTAA